TGATTTTATTCTTGATTCAGCATTGCTTTTAACTCGTCTTCCCCGATTTGCGGAATTTCTAAGGCTTTGGCTTTTTCTTGTTTTGATCCACTGTCTTCTCCAACGACAACATAATCAGTTTTTTGACTGACAGAACTGGTAACTTTTCCTCCTGCTTGTTCAATGAGGGTTTGGGCTTCTTTGCGAGTAAAACTATTAAATTTTCCTGTGAGAACAAAGGTTTTCCCTGCTAGGGGTTGCGTTATCGGTTCAGAGGTGGATGTATCTTCTCCCAGATTTAGCCCTAAATTCTGTAACTCTTGGATTAAGTTTTGGTTGGCTTCAATTCTAAACCACTGATACAGCGATCGCGCGATTTCTTCTCCGATTCCTTCTACGGCTTGTAACTCGTCAATACTTGCCTTGGCTAATTTTTCTACCGTGGGAAACTTCTTGGCTAAAATCCCCGCATTCACTTTTCCCACATAGCGAATCCCTAAGCCATAAAGTACCCGTGACCAAGGTTGCTGTTTGGACTGCGCGATCGCGCGAACGAGATTTCCTGCTGATTTTTCCCCCACTCTTTCTAGTTTAACTAACCCCTCCACTTGTAACTGATACAAATCCGCCACCGAAGTGACTAACCCCTTACTGACCAAACTTTCCACCATTTTTTCCCCCAACCCCTGAATATCCATCGCATCCCGAGAAGCCCAATGCACCAAACTCCCTCGTAAAATCGCTGGACAAGAAGCATTCACACAGCGTGTTATTGCTTCCCCTTCTGGGCGGACTAAAGTAGAACCACATTCAGGGCATTCTTTCGGCATTATAAACGCCTGTGCGTCATTGGGGCGTAATGAGGGTAAAACTCGAACAATCTCAGGAATAATATCCCCAGCTTTCCTCACCACTACTGTATCTCCAATACAAACATCTAATTCTCTGATAAAATCACTATTATGAAGCGTTGCCCGTTGGACAGTGGTTCCAGCTAGCGAAATGGGTTCAAGATGAGCAAGTGGTGTCACGGCACCTGTGCGCCCAACATTGACCGTAATCGCTTTAATTTGACTGGGGGCTTCTTCGGCGGGAAACTTCAGCGCGATCGCCCAGCGAGGGAATTTTTGCGTAAATCCGAGCCTTTTTTGTAACGCATAGGAATTAATTTTCACCACTACCCCATCTGTTTCATAAGCTAGGGTGTTCCGTTTTTCTTCCCATTCTCGGAAAAACTCCTCAACTTCTTCTAAAGACTGACAAACCTTACGATGAGGATTCACCTTAAACCCCATTTCTTCTAACACCTGTAACGAGTAATCTTGAGTTTCTGGCTGCCAAGGGGAATTTTCCTCTACCACATACAGAGTATAAGCAAAAAAATCTAACTTCCGTTCCGCCACCACTTTGGGATCAAATTGTCGCAACGTTCCCGACGTAGCATTACGAGGATTAGCAAAAACGGATTCTCCATTGGCTTGACGGGTTTGATTAATTTTTTCAAAGGTTTGACGGGGTAAAAACGCCTCCCCTCTCACCTCGACTCGCGCTGGGGGATTATTTAATTTCAGACGTAAAGGGATACTGGGAATGGTGCGAACATTATTGGTAATCTCTTCCCCCGTTTCTCCATCGCCTCGCGTTACCCCTCGTACTAACACCCCATCCTCATAGGTTAATGCTAAGGCATTGCCATCAATTTTTAACTCACAGACATACTCAACCGCTTCTCCTTGGTGTCGCGCTGCCCATTGTCTAAATTCTTCCTCATTAAAAGCATTTTCTAGGCTATAGAGGGGAATTTGATGTTTAACCGAGGCAAACCCTTCTGCAACCTCTCCTCCTATTCGTTGAGTTGGGCTATCAGGGGTAATTAACTCTGGATATTTTTCTTCTAACCCCTGCAACTCTCGATAAAGACGATCATAAACCTCATCTTCCATAATAGGATTATCGTGCAAATAATAAGCCTCATTTGCCGCTTGTAACTGTTGACGAAGTTGTTTAATTCTCGACTCTTCCTGATTCATTATTAATAATGGTTTTAACCAGTACAGAAATTAAAGAAAAAGCGAAATCATTAGGGTTTCATTTAGTAGGAATTGCTGAGGCAAAAAATGATGAACAAACCGTAGCCCAAACTCGTCTCAAAAACTGGTTAGCTTCAGGATATCATGCGGATATGGATTGGATAAATAATCCCAAACGTTTTGATCTCGAAGCCTGCCTTTCGGGAGTAAAATCTGTTATTGCCGTTGCTCTTAATTACTATACCCCTTATGAGCAACCTGATGATGCTGAAACAGGGAAAGTGTCTCGATATGCTTGGGGACGAGATTATCATAAAGTGATGAAGAAAAAATTAAAAGCCCTTTCCCAGTGGTTAGAAGATCAAGACGAAACCATTAAAACTCGATATTATTGTGATACTGGCCCCTTACAAGATAAATTTTGGGCGCAGCAAGCAGGGTTAGGTTGGATTGCCAAAAATAGTAATGTCATTACCCGTGACTATGGTAGTTGGGTATTTTTAGGAGAAGTTTTAACGACTTTAGAATTAACACCAGATACCCCTCATACTGAGCACTGTGGCACTTGTACACGCTGTTTAGAGGCTTGTCCTACGAATGCTTTTCCCCAACCTTTTGTCGTAGATGCCAATAAATGTATTGCTTATCATACCATTGAAAATCGCTCCGAAAATCTCCCTGAAAATATCACCCTTGACGGTTGGGTGGCTGGTTGTGATATTTGTCAAGAAGTTTGTCCATGGAATCAACAATTTGCCAAAGAAACAGACTGTGATGACTTTCAACCGCGCCCTGATAATTTTGCTCCTAACCTGATAGAATTATCGCAACTAAAAGAACAAGATTGGGATGAAAAAACACGGGGATCAGCCCTAAGACGGATTAAACCAGCGATGTGGAGACGCAATGCTCGTGTTAATCTAGAAGAAGACGGGGATCGCAATCCCAATGATTAGTTTTAACAAAAATGGATACT
This window of the Euhalothece natronophila Z-M001 genome carries:
- the ligA gene encoding NAD-dependent DNA ligase LigA codes for the protein MNQEESRIKQLRQQLQAANEAYYLHDNPIMEDEVYDRLYRELQGLEEKYPELITPDSPTQRIGGEVAEGFASVKHQIPLYSLENAFNEEEFRQWAARHQGEAVEYVCELKIDGNALALTYEDGVLVRGVTRGDGETGEEITNNVRTIPSIPLRLKLNNPPARVEVRGEAFLPRQTFEKINQTRQANGESVFANPRNATSGTLRQFDPKVVAERKLDFFAYTLYVVEENSPWQPETQDYSLQVLEEMGFKVNPHRKVCQSLEEVEEFFREWEEKRNTLAYETDGVVVKINSYALQKRLGFTQKFPRWAIALKFPAEEAPSQIKAITVNVGRTGAVTPLAHLEPISLAGTTVQRATLHNSDFIRELDVCIGDTVVVRKAGDIIPEIVRVLPSLRPNDAQAFIMPKECPECGSTLVRPEGEAITRCVNASCPAILRGSLVHWASRDAMDIQGLGEKMVESLVSKGLVTSVADLYQLQVEGLVKLERVGEKSAGNLVRAIAQSKQQPWSRVLYGLGIRYVGKVNAGILAKKFPTVEKLAKASIDELQAVEGIGEEIARSLYQWFRIEANQNLIQELQNLGLNLGEDTSTSEPITQPLAGKTFVLTGKFNSFTRKEAQTLIEQAGGKVTSSVSQKTDYVVVGEDSGSKQEKAKALEIPQIGEDELKAMLNQE
- the queG gene encoding tRNA epoxyqueuosine(34) reductase QueG, encoding MVLTSTEIKEKAKSLGFHLVGIAEAKNDEQTVAQTRLKNWLASGYHADMDWINNPKRFDLEACLSGVKSVIAVALNYYTPYEQPDDAETGKVSRYAWGRDYHKVMKKKLKALSQWLEDQDETIKTRYYCDTGPLQDKFWAQQAGLGWIAKNSNVITRDYGSWVFLGEVLTTLELTPDTPHTEHCGTCTRCLEACPTNAFPQPFVVDANKCIAYHTIENRSENLPENITLDGWVAGCDICQEVCPWNQQFAKETDCDDFQPRPDNFAPNLIELSQLKEQDWDEKTRGSALRRIKPAMWRRNARVNLEEDGDRNPND